Proteins encoded by one window of Lathyrus oleraceus cultivar Zhongwan6 chromosome 1, CAAS_Psat_ZW6_1.0, whole genome shotgun sequence:
- the LOC127105085 gene encoding uncharacterized protein LOC127105085 has protein sequence MPILTKNNYENWSTKMNVLLEAQYVWDIVEKGFKEQDEVSLSQCVKETSKESRKRDKKALFLIYQSVDEDTFEKISNATTTKKAWDKLQTCNKGVEQVKKICLQTLRVNQLKRNGEDVDGVKVMEKILCTLNPSFDFIVSNIEENMDLKTMTIEQLMGSLQAYEEKQKRKIKQKEAIEQLLQLNIKEINYTNYKSQRGQGRGQDCGHGRGNGREGRGGYNNYYNNGERSWNPQATRDRGRGNSWSRCDKSQIKCFNCNKIGQYASECRFSKKVVEKTNFV, from the exons ATGCCGATCCTCACAAAGAACAACTATGAAAATTGGAGTACCAAGATGAATGTGTTACTAGAAGCTCAATATGTGTGGGATATCGTTGAGAAAGGCTTCAAGGAGCAAGATGAAGTCTCGCTAAGCCAATGTGTAAAGGAGACATCGAAGGAGTCAAGAAAGAGAGACAAGAAAGCTCTCTTCCTTATTTATCAATCGGTGGATGAAGATACATTTGAGAAGATCTCCAACGCAACGACGACCAAAAAAGCATGGGACAAACTTCAAACTTGCAACAAAGGAGTTGAACAGGTGAAAAAGATTTGTCTTCAAACTCTTAGAG TCAATCAACTTAAAAGAAATGGCGAagatgttgatggggtgaaagTCATGGAAAAAATACTTTGCACTTTAAATCCAAGTTTTGACTTCATTGTTAGCAACATTGAAGAAAACATGGATTTAAAGACCATGACTATTGAGCAACTAATGGGTTCCTTACAAGCATAcgaagaaaaacaaaagagaaaaattaaaCAAAAGGAGGCTATAGAGCAACTACTACAACTCAACATAAAGGAAATAAATTATACGAATTACAAGAGCCAAAGAGGACAAGGTCGTGGCCAAGATTGTGGGCATGGACGAGGAAATGGAAGAGAAGGAAGAGGCGGTTACAACAACTACTATAACAATGGAGAAAGAAGTTGGAATCCACAAGCAACAAGAGATCGTGGAAGAGGAAATTCATGGTCGAGGTGTGACAAATCACAAATCAAGTGCTTCAACTGCAACAAGATCGGTCAGTATGCATCTGAGTGTAGATTCTCGAAGAAGGTTGTGGAGAAAACTAACTTTGTATAA